A region from the Enterobacter roggenkampii genome encodes:
- a CDS encoding NAD-dependent epimerase/dehydratase family protein codes for MKVLVTGATSGLGRNAVEFLRNKGISVRATGRNEAMGKLLQKMGAEFVHADLTELVSSQAKVMLAGIDTLWHCSSFTSPWGTQEAFDLANVRATRRLGEWAVAWGVRNFIHISSPSLYFDYHHHRDVQEDFRPARFACEFARSKAASEEVIDLLAQSNPHTRFTVLRPQSLFGPHDKVFIPRLAQMMHHYGSVLLPRGGDALVDMTYYENAVHAMWLASQPDCDKLISGRAYNITNGEPCTLRSIVQRLIDELQINCRIRSVPYPMLDMIARSMERFGSKTAKEPALTHYGVSKLNFDFTLDISRAENELGYKPVVTLDEGIMRTAAWLRDHGKLHR; via the coding sequence ATGAAGGTACTGGTTACCGGGGCGACCAGCGGCTTAGGCCGAAATGCGGTCGAATTTCTGCGCAACAAGGGCATTAGCGTCAGGGCTACCGGTCGCAACGAAGCGATGGGTAAGCTGCTGCAAAAAATGGGCGCAGAGTTCGTCCATGCCGACCTGACGGAGCTGGTCTCCTCGCAGGCGAAGGTGATGCTCGCCGGTATCGACACGCTATGGCACTGCTCCAGTTTTACCTCCCCGTGGGGGACCCAGGAAGCCTTCGATCTCGCCAACGTGCGGGCCACCCGTCGTCTGGGGGAATGGGCCGTTGCCTGGGGCGTGCGTAACTTTATTCATATCTCCTCCCCGTCACTCTATTTCGACTATCACCACCATCGTGACGTGCAGGAAGATTTCCGCCCTGCTCGCTTTGCCTGCGAGTTTGCCCGCAGCAAGGCGGCCAGCGAAGAGGTCATCGACCTGCTGGCGCAGTCAAACCCGCACACCCGCTTTACGGTCCTGCGTCCGCAGAGCCTGTTCGGGCCGCACGATAAGGTATTTATTCCGCGTCTGGCGCAGATGATGCACCATTACGGCAGCGTGCTGCTGCCGCGCGGTGGCGATGCTCTTGTGGATATGACCTACTACGAAAACGCCGTTCACGCCATGTGGCTGGCCAGCCAGCCGGACTGCGATAAGCTGATCTCCGGTCGCGCCTACAACATCACTAACGGCGAACCCTGCACGTTGCGCAGCATTGTGCAGCGGCTGATCGACGAGCTGCAGATCAACTGCCGTATCCGTTCCGTGCCCTACCCAATGCTGGATATGATTGCCCGCAGCATGGAGCGCTTTGGCAGTAAAACAGCCAAAGAGCCTGCGCTGACGCATTACGGCGTCTCTAAACTCAACTTTGACTTCACGCTAGATATTTCGCGGGCGGAGAATGAGCTGGGGTATAAACCGGTTGTGACGCTGGATGAAGGGATTATGCGCACGGCGGCGTGGCTGCGGGATCACGGGAAGCTGCATCGCTAG
- the iagB gene encoding type III secretion system invasion protein IagB: protein MKRVIIFLLLFSQSVFANCWDNAGHYYHVDPWLLYAIAKVESGMNPHAVGWNHDGTRDVGLMQINSSHFSELERQGIDENQLINEPCTSIMVGASILSGMINVYGYNWEAVGAYNAGLKKENYPQRMRYAHKVWAKYQQIKSGK from the coding sequence ATGAAACGCGTGATTATATTTTTACTGCTGTTTAGTCAAAGCGTATTCGCGAACTGTTGGGATAACGCCGGACATTATTATCATGTCGATCCGTGGTTATTGTATGCAATTGCCAAAGTCGAATCCGGAATGAATCCCCACGCGGTAGGCTGGAACCACGACGGCACGCGTGACGTCGGGTTGATGCAGATTAACAGCTCACACTTCAGTGAGTTAGAACGTCAGGGTATTGATGAGAATCAGCTTATTAATGAGCCCTGTACCTCCATTATGGTCGGCGCCTCCATCCTGTCCGGGATGATAAACGTGTATGGCTATAACTGGGAAGCGGTGGGCGCGTATAACGCCGGATTGAAAAAAGAAAATTATCCGCAGCGCATGCGTTATGCCCATAAAGTGTGGGCGAAGTATCAGCAAATAAAATCGGGTAAATAA
- a CDS encoding chitinase: MTKRTLLSVLVAGACIAPFMAQAASLQAASSEPYTMKASDLAKKEKELTNFPLMVSVKDTIATLDNSLVEQIEPGRASNPDNVKRVEGIVKASDWEYLFPLRAQSYTYSNFLKAVGKFPALCKTYNDGRDSDAICRKELATMFAHFAQETGGHESWRPEAEWRQALVHVREMGWTEGQKGGYNGECNPDIWQGQTWPCGKDKDGDFVSYFGRGAKQLSYNYNYGPFSEAMFGTVRTLLDKPELVADTWLNLASAIFFFAYPQPPKPSMLQVIDGTWQPNDHDKANGLVPGFGVTTQIINGGVECGGPTEIAQSENRIKYYKEFANYLKVPVPANEVLGCANMKQFDEGGAGALKIYWEQDWGWSPDTPDGKTYSCQLVGYQTPFSAFKEGDYTNCVKKFYNVNIINDDGSAVTPGEDKTPADTTPPADTTPAEDTTPVEPATVNHAPVAQIAGPIGAVEAGAQVSLSAEGSTDADGNKLTYTWRSQDGQTVTGQDKAVVTFKAPESATAQQYEIGLTVSDGELTSTTSYLLNVKAKAESKDEGTSGSYAAWSANSKYNAGDIVNNHGKLFQCKPFPYSGWCNNAPAYYEPGAGLAWADAWTAL, from the coding sequence ATGACGAAAAGGACATTACTGAGCGTTCTCGTGGCGGGGGCATGTATTGCACCCTTTATGGCCCAGGCTGCATCACTGCAGGCGGCCAGCAGTGAGCCGTACACCATGAAAGCCAGCGATCTGGCGAAAAAGGAAAAAGAGCTGACCAATTTCCCGCTGATGGTTTCGGTGAAGGATACCATTGCGACCCTGGACAATAGCCTCGTTGAGCAGATTGAGCCAGGTCGTGCCTCGAACCCTGACAACGTCAAGCGCGTTGAAGGGATCGTGAAGGCCAGCGACTGGGAATATCTCTTCCCGCTGCGCGCTCAGTCTTATACCTACAGTAACTTCCTGAAGGCTGTTGGTAAATTCCCGGCACTGTGTAAGACCTATAACGATGGTCGCGACAGCGACGCCATCTGCCGCAAAGAGCTGGCGACCATGTTCGCCCACTTTGCGCAGGAAACCGGAGGCCATGAGAGCTGGCGTCCAGAAGCCGAGTGGCGTCAGGCTCTGGTTCACGTCCGTGAAATGGGGTGGACCGAAGGCCAGAAAGGCGGCTATAACGGCGAATGTAACCCTGACATCTGGCAGGGACAGACCTGGCCATGCGGTAAAGACAAAGACGGCGACTTCGTAAGCTACTTTGGCCGCGGCGCGAAGCAGCTGTCTTACAACTACAACTACGGTCCGTTCTCTGAAGCGATGTTTGGCACCGTCCGCACCCTGCTCGACAAGCCTGAGCTGGTGGCGGATACCTGGCTGAACCTGGCGAGTGCGATCTTCTTCTTCGCCTATCCGCAGCCGCCAAAACCAAGCATGCTGCAGGTTATCGACGGCACCTGGCAGCCAAACGATCACGATAAAGCCAACGGCCTGGTTCCGGGCTTCGGCGTGACCACCCAGATCATCAACGGTGGCGTAGAGTGCGGCGGCCCAACCGAGATTGCCCAGTCTGAAAACCGCATCAAGTACTACAAAGAGTTCGCAAACTACCTGAAAGTGCCTGTTCCGGCGAATGAAGTGCTGGGCTGCGCCAACATGAAGCAGTTCGATGAAGGCGGCGCCGGCGCGCTGAAGATCTACTGGGAGCAGGACTGGGGGTGGAGCCCGGATACGCCGGATGGTAAGACCTACTCCTGCCAGCTGGTGGGGTACCAGACGCCGTTCAGCGCGTTCAAAGAGGGTGACTACACCAACTGCGTTAAGAAGTTCTATAACGTGAACATCATTAACGACGACGGCTCAGCCGTGACCCCAGGGGAAGACAAAACCCCTGCTGACACCACGCCGCCAGCGGATACGACGCCAGCGGAAGATACCACCCCTGTTGAACCGGCTACCGTGAATCACGCCCCTGTGGCGCAAATTGCGGGCCCAATCGGGGCGGTTGAAGCGGGTGCGCAGGTTTCCCTGAGCGCGGAAGGCTCCACTGACGCCGACGGTAACAAGTTGACCTACACCTGGCGTTCCCAGGATGGCCAGACCGTGACCGGTCAGGACAAAGCGGTGGTGACCTTCAAGGCACCAGAGTCTGCAACGGCTCAGCAGTACGAAATCGGCCTGACCGTCAGCGATGGTGAACTGACCAGCACCACGTCCTACCTGCTGAATGTGAAAGCGAAAGCCGAGTCTAAGGACGAAGGCACTTCCGGCTCTTACGCCGCGTGGAGCGCGAACAGCAAGTACAACGCAGGTGATATCGTGAACAACCACGGTAAACTGTTCCAGTGCAAACCGTTCCCGTACAGCGGCTGGTGTAACAATGCCCCGGCATACTACGAACCCGGCGCTGGCCTGGCGTGGGCTGATGCCTGGACGGCTCTGTAA
- a CDS encoding SDR family oxidoreductase, with product MPQRILVLGASGYIGQHLTAALSQQGHQVLAAARNTERLQKLGLPGITCHNVDLNWPKALPALLEGVDTLYYLVHSMGEGGDFIAHERQVAMNVRDALLQSPVKQVIFLSSLQAPEREQSDHLRARQLTADILRGANIPVTELRAGIIVGAGSAAFEVMRDMVYNLPVLTPPRWVRSRTTPIALENLLHYLVALLDHPAEKHRVLEAAGPEVLSYQAQFEHFMRVSGRRRWLIPIPFPTRWISVWFLNVITSVPPTTAKALIQGLKHDLLADDRALRALIPQDLIRFDDAVRNTLKEEEQLVNSSDWGYDAQAFARWRPEYGYYPKQAGCTVKTSASLAALWEVVNQIGGKERYFFGNLLWQTRGAMDLLVGHRLAKGRPARPYLEVGDAVDSWKVIIVEPEKQLALLFGMKAPGLGRLCFTLKDKGDHRELDVRAWWHPHGMPGLFYWLLMIPAHLFIFRGMAKRIAQRAEQKTEKI from the coding sequence ATTGGTCAGCATCTCACCGCGGCGTTAAGCCAGCAGGGGCACCAGGTGCTGGCTGCGGCACGCAATACCGAACGCCTGCAAAAACTCGGTTTGCCGGGCATTACCTGTCATAACGTTGACCTCAACTGGCCAAAGGCGCTTCCCGCGCTGCTGGAAGGGGTCGACACGCTTTACTACCTGGTACACAGCATGGGCGAAGGCGGAGATTTTATCGCCCACGAGCGTCAGGTAGCGATGAACGTCCGCGATGCCCTGCTGCAAAGCCCGGTGAAGCAGGTGATTTTTCTCAGTTCACTTCAGGCACCTGAACGCGAGCAGTCCGATCACCTGCGCGCCCGCCAGCTGACGGCGGACATCCTGCGGGGGGCCAATATCCCCGTCACCGAACTGCGCGCCGGGATCATCGTCGGCGCGGGGTCTGCCGCCTTCGAAGTGATGCGCGATATGGTCTACAACCTGCCGGTACTCACGCCGCCGCGCTGGGTCCGTTCGCGCACCACGCCGATTGCGCTGGAGAACCTCCTGCATTATCTGGTGGCCCTGCTGGATCACCCGGCGGAGAAACATCGCGTGCTGGAAGCGGCAGGCCCGGAAGTGCTGAGCTATCAGGCGCAGTTCGAACATTTCATGCGCGTCAGCGGCCGCCGCCGCTGGCTGATCCCCATTCCCTTCCCGACGCGCTGGATTTCGGTGTGGTTTTTGAATGTCATCACCTCGGTGCCGCCGACGACCGCCAAAGCGCTGATCCAGGGGCTGAAGCACGATCTGCTGGCCGACGATCGCGCGCTGCGCGCCTTAATTCCTCAGGATCTGATCCGCTTTGACGATGCCGTGCGCAATACGCTGAAGGAAGAAGAACAGCTGGTGAACTCCAGCGACTGGGGCTACGACGCCCAGGCCTTTGCCCGCTGGCGGCCAGAGTATGGTTATTACCCGAAACAGGCGGGCTGCACGGTGAAAACCTCCGCGAGCCTGGCCGCGCTCTGGGAGGTGGTGAACCAGATTGGCGGCAAAGAACGGTATTTCTTCGGTAATCTCCTCTGGCAAACGCGCGGGGCGATGGACCTGCTGGTGGGCCACCGGCTGGCGAAAGGCCGCCCGGCACGCCCGTATCTTGAGGTGGGCGACGCAGTCGACAGCTGGAAGGTGATCATCGTCGAACCGGAAAAACAGCTGGCGCTGTTGTTCGGCATGAAAGCCCCGGGGCTGGGCCGACTCTGCTTTACCCTGAAAGACAAAGGCGATCATCGTGAACTGGACGTGCGCGCCTGGTGGCATCCGCACGGAATGCCGGGTCTGTTCTACTGGCTGTTGATGATCCCTGCCCACCTGTTTATCTTCCGGGGAATGGCGAAACGCATTGCGCAACGGGCAGAACAAAAGACGGAAAAGATCTAA